In Flammeovirgaceae bacterium 311, one DNA window encodes the following:
- a CDS encoding transcription-repair coupling factor (COG1197 Transcription-repair coupling factor (superfamily II helicase)): MTVEDLKTLYTSDSLVQTLASYLDPAKKSCLQIKGLRGSLDAVLASVFYKIHQRPCLFVMHDRDEAQYFLNDLQFLTGRQEVLLFPSSWKRPYSFDETENANVLLRAEVLNRLNQKGTTGELVVTYPEALTEKVINRRSLKENTFTVRKGERLDVPFMVELLQTYDFEPTDFVYEAGQYAVRGGILDVYSFANELPYRIELFGDEVESIRTFDPVSQLSTESIDSISIIPNVQTRLIQEERQSLLDFMQDDTVIFLKDYQQILDVLDSYFDKASHSFADVLKSAGNTKLLMKPEQLFETSATYKDKMPLFTRVEWGNRFYLNPDYEHSWEAEPQPSFNKNFELIAERMERNSEEGLTNILVAEQQKQLERLSTIFEETNPYLKFQTLNIAFRQGFVDRVLKLACYTDHQLFDRFHQFRNKSKYSKSKALTLKELRSLQPGDFVTHVDYGIGKFAGLEKVENGGKEQEAVRLIYRDDDLLYVSIHSLHKISKYTGKEGTPPQISKLGSQDWENKKKRAKKKVQDIAKDLINLYAKRKEASGFAYSPDGFLQAELESSFIYEDTPDQAKATADVKEDMELPHPMDRLVCGDVGFGKTEVAIRAAFKAVTDGRQVAVLVPTTILAMQHYRTFNERLSNFPVKVEYINRFKSAKDLKQTLQNVKEGKTDILIGTHRIVNKDVEFKDLGLMVIDEEQKFGVKTKERLKEMRVNVDALTLTATPIPRTLHFSLMGARDLSVIATPPPNRQPVTTELHSFNEEIVRDAVSTELRRGGQVFFVHNRISDIDSIGSLIRRLVPDARIAVAHGQMDGAKLEKVMVAFIEGEFDVLVSTNIIESGLDIPNANTIIINRAHMFGLSDLHQMRGRVGRSNKKAYCYLLTPPVAQLSSDARKRLSTLEEFSDLGDGFRVAMRDLDIRGAGNLLGAEQSGFISDLGFDMYHKILDEAVQELKETEFRDLFARELSEAIKGPVVQDCTIETDLELLIPDEYVSNISERLNLYSQLDNIKNELELQKFGDSVRDRFGPLPESVQDLIQTVRLRWQAEELGFEKLIIKSGTLKAYFVPEEREEYYKSETFGKILRYVQMHPRRCRLKEHKKRLILSIQEVGSVEEARQLLQDMSS; encoded by the coding sequence TTGACGGTAGAAGATTTAAAAACCTTATATACATCCGACAGCCTGGTGCAAACGCTGGCTTCCTATCTGGATCCTGCTAAAAAAAGCTGCCTCCAGATTAAAGGGCTGCGTGGCAGTCTGGATGCTGTACTGGCATCGGTTTTTTATAAAATCCATCAGCGGCCCTGCCTGTTTGTAATGCACGACCGCGATGAGGCCCAGTATTTCCTCAACGACCTGCAGTTTCTCACCGGCCGGCAGGAGGTGCTGCTGTTCCCCTCTTCCTGGAAGCGCCCCTACAGCTTTGATGAAACCGAAAATGCCAATGTGCTGCTGCGCGCCGAGGTACTGAACCGCCTGAACCAGAAGGGCACCACCGGCGAGCTGGTGGTAACCTACCCCGAGGCACTCACAGAAAAAGTGATTAACCGACGCTCGCTTAAAGAAAATACCTTTACCGTTCGTAAAGGAGAACGCTTAGACGTTCCTTTTATGGTGGAGCTGCTCCAGACGTACGATTTCGAGCCTACCGATTTTGTGTACGAGGCCGGCCAGTATGCAGTGCGTGGCGGTATTCTGGATGTATACAGCTTTGCCAACGAGCTGCCTTACCGCATAGAGCTTTTTGGCGATGAGGTAGAGAGCATCCGTACCTTTGATCCGGTAAGCCAGCTAAGCACCGAAAGCATCGACAGCATTTCCATAATTCCGAATGTACAAACCAGGCTGATTCAGGAAGAACGCCAGAGTCTGCTGGATTTCATGCAGGATGATACTGTTATTTTCCTGAAAGACTATCAGCAAATACTGGATGTGCTGGACAGCTATTTTGATAAAGCCAGCCATAGTTTTGCAGATGTGCTTAAATCGGCCGGCAATACCAAGCTGCTGATGAAACCGGAGCAGCTCTTTGAGACTTCCGCAACCTATAAAGATAAAATGCCCCTGTTTACCCGGGTAGAATGGGGCAACCGCTTTTATCTGAATCCTGATTATGAACACAGCTGGGAAGCAGAACCACAGCCCAGCTTTAATAAAAATTTTGAGCTGATAGCCGAGCGGATGGAGCGCAACAGCGAGGAAGGCCTGACCAACATCCTCGTAGCCGAACAGCAAAAGCAGCTGGAACGCCTCTCTACCATCTTTGAAGAAACAAATCCCTATCTGAAGTTCCAGACGCTGAACATAGCCTTTCGACAGGGCTTTGTAGACCGTGTACTAAAGCTGGCCTGCTATACCGATCACCAGCTCTTTGATCGCTTTCACCAGTTTCGCAACAAAAGCAAGTACAGCAAAAGCAAAGCCCTTACCCTGAAAGAGCTGCGCAGCCTGCAGCCCGGTGATTTTGTTACCCACGTTGACTATGGCATTGGCAAATTTGCCGGCCTCGAGAAAGTGGAGAACGGGGGTAAGGAGCAGGAAGCCGTACGCCTGATTTACCGCGACGATGACCTGCTGTATGTAAGCATTCACTCCCTGCACAAAATCAGCAAGTACACCGGTAAGGAGGGAACACCGCCGCAAATCAGCAAGCTGGGCTCACAGGACTGGGAGAATAAAAAGAAACGTGCCAAGAAGAAAGTACAGGATATTGCCAAGGACCTGATTAACCTCTATGCCAAGCGCAAAGAGGCATCGGGCTTTGCCTACAGCCCCGATGGCTTTCTGCAGGCCGAACTGGAAAGCTCTTTTATTTATGAGGATACCCCCGACCAGGCCAAAGCCACTGCCGATGTAAAGGAAGACATGGAACTGCCCCACCCGATGGACCGGCTGGTGTGCGGCGATGTAGGCTTTGGCAAAACAGAAGTAGCCATTCGGGCCGCCTTTAAAGCTGTAACCGACGGCCGGCAGGTAGCTGTGCTGGTGCCCACCACCATTCTGGCCATGCAGCATTATCGTACCTTTAACGAGCGGCTTTCCAATTTCCCGGTAAAGGTGGAGTACATCAACCGCTTTAAATCTGCCAAAGACCTGAAGCAAACGCTACAGAATGTAAAGGAAGGCAAAACGGATATTCTCATTGGCACCCACCGCATTGTAAACAAAGATGTAGAGTTTAAGGACCTTGGCTTGATGGTGATTGATGAGGAGCAGAAATTTGGAGTAAAAACCAAGGAGCGCCTGAAAGAAATGCGGGTGAATGTAGATGCCCTTACCCTAACAGCCACACCCATACCTCGTACCCTGCACTTTAGCCTGATGGGCGCCCGTGATTTGAGCGTAATTGCCACACCACCCCCCAACCGCCAGCCCGTTACCACCGAGCTGCACTCTTTTAACGAAGAAATTGTGCGCGATGCCGTGAGTACAGAGCTGCGCAGGGGTGGCCAGGTATTCTTTGTGCACAACCGTATCTCGGATATCGACAGCATTGGCAGCCTGATCAGGCGCCTGGTGCCTGATGCACGCATTGCCGTTGCTCATGGCCAGATGGACGGCGCTAAGCTGGAGAAAGTAATGGTAGCCTTTATTGAAGGGGAATTTGATGTGCTGGTAAGTACCAACATCATCGAAAGCGGGCTAGATATTCCCAATGCCAACACCATCATTATCAACAGGGCGCATATGTTTGGTCTCTCCGACCTGCACCAGATGCGGGGCCGTGTGGGCCGCTCCAACAAAAAGGCCTACTGCTACCTGCTTACGCCACCCGTGGCCCAGCTAAGCTCCGATGCCCGCAAGCGCCTAAGTACGCTGGAGGAGTTCAGCGATCTGGGTGATGGCTTCAGAGTAGCCATGCGCGACCTGGACATCCGCGGTGCGGGCAACCTGCTGGGTGCCGAGCAAAGTGGCTTTATCTCCGATCTTGGTTTTGATATGTACCATAAAATCCTGGACGAAGCCGTTCAGGAGCTCAAGGAAACAGAATTCAGAGATCTTTTTGCCCGTGAGCTAAGCGAAGCCATCAAGGGGCCGGTGGTGCAGGATTGTACCATTGAGACAGACCTGGAGCTGCTCATACCAGATGAGTATGTCAGCAACATCAGCGAAAGGCTGAACCTTTACAGCCAGCTGGATAATATCAAGAACGAGCTGGAGCTGCAAAAATTCGGCGACAGCGTGCGCGACCGCTTTGGTCCGCTGCCCGAAAGTGTGCAGGACCTAATCCAGACGGTGCGCCTGCGCTGGCAGGCCGAAGAGCTTGGTTTTGAGAAGCTTATCATAAAATCAGGCACCTTAAAAGCATATTTTGTTCCGGAAGAACGAGAAGAATATTATAAGTCGGAAACTTTTGGCAAAATTTTAAGGTATGTACAGATGCATCCACGCCGCTGCAGACTGAAAGAGCATAAGAAAAGGCTCATACTCAGCATACAGGAGGTTGGATCAGTAGAAGAAGCAAGGCAGTTATTGCAGGATATGAGCAGCTAA
- a CDS encoding 3-oxoacyl-ACP reductase (COG1028 Dehydrogenases with different specificities (related to short-chain alcohol dehydrogenases)): MTIDLTDKNILVTGASRGIGRAIAEALAKSGARVAVHYNHNREEAEALAAGIGNGSQAFGADLGTGAGPVQLWEQVIGAFGRVDVLVNNAGIAISSDMDKNDESWLHDWGHTMMVNLNATALLCKKAVAHFKQQGGGRIISISSRAAFRGDTADYLAYAASKGGMVALTRSLARAYGKQGIKAFTIAPGFTRTDMAQDFMDQYGEDYALNDIALNKLTEPADIAPTIVFLASGLADHATGSTIDINAGSYVH, from the coding sequence ATGACCATAGATCTAACAGACAAAAATATACTTGTAACCGGTGCAAGCCGGGGAATTGGCCGGGCCATTGCAGAAGCCCTGGCGAAAAGCGGAGCCCGTGTGGCAGTGCACTATAACCACAACCGGGAAGAAGCAGAAGCGCTGGCAGCCGGGATTGGCAACGGCAGCCAGGCCTTTGGTGCTGATTTGGGAACGGGTGCCGGACCTGTACAGCTGTGGGAACAGGTAATAGGCGCTTTTGGCAGGGTGGATGTGCTGGTAAACAATGCCGGCATTGCCATTAGCAGCGATATGGACAAAAATGATGAGTCCTGGCTGCACGACTGGGGCCACACCATGATGGTGAACCTGAATGCCACGGCGCTGTTATGCAAAAAAGCAGTGGCCCATTTTAAGCAGCAGGGGGGCGGCCGCATCATCAGCATCAGCAGCCGGGCAGCCTTTAGAGGCGATACAGCCGATTACCTGGCCTATGCTGCCAGTAAAGGAGGCATGGTAGCCCTTACCCGCAGCCTGGCCCGGGCTTACGGCAAGCAGGGCATCAAGGCTTTTACCATAGCACCTGGCTTTACCCGCACCGATATGGCGCAGGATTTTATGGACCAGTATGGCGAAGATTATGCCCTCAATGATATTGCGCTAAACAAGCTCACCGAACCGGCCGATATTGCGCCCACCATTGTATTTTTAGCCAGCGGCCTGGCCGATCATGCTACCGGCAGTACCATTGATATCAATGCAGGCAGTTACGTGCATTGA
- a CDS encoding D-amino-acid transaminase (COG0115 Branched-chain amino acid aminotransferase/4-amino-4-deoxychorismate lyase) — MMSPLAKYYYFNDRIVPAHEAVLPLQDLSMFRGYAIFDYARTHQGKPLLLERYLKRFRSSAEALGLALQQSDEALTKIILELIERNDFPESGVRLLLTGGYSADMFTPAAPNLVIRIENSILAPPTAYTEGVSLLTDEYLRDWPGVKHTNYLNAIRHWPRVSAAGATEILYHWQGEVLECSRSNFFIVKGGKVITPTTDHILAGITRAGVLALARQQGIETEERIFSLEEVGKADEAFITGTTKRVMPVVKIDGRSIGSGKPGPVSQKLLQLWAEQVEGS, encoded by the coding sequence TTGATGTCTCCCTTAGCTAAGTATTATTATTTTAATGATCGTATTGTACCGGCCCACGAAGCCGTGTTGCCCCTGCAGGACCTAAGCATGTTCAGGGGCTATGCGATTTTTGACTACGCCCGCACCCACCAGGGGAAACCTCTTTTACTGGAGCGCTACCTGAAACGCTTCCGCAGCTCTGCCGAAGCCCTGGGATTAGCTTTGCAGCAAAGTGATGAAGCCTTGACAAAGATTATTCTGGAGCTGATCGAGCGGAATGACTTTCCCGAAAGCGGGGTGCGTCTGCTGCTGACGGGTGGGTATTCTGCAGATATGTTCACACCTGCCGCACCTAACCTGGTGATACGCATCGAAAATTCTATCCTTGCGCCACCTACAGCCTATACCGAAGGCGTGAGTCTGCTCACGGATGAGTACCTGCGCGACTGGCCCGGGGTAAAGCACACCAACTACCTGAATGCCATCAGGCACTGGCCCAGGGTGAGTGCTGCCGGCGCTACAGAGATACTGTATCACTGGCAGGGTGAGGTGCTGGAGTGCAGCCGCAGCAATTTTTTTATCGTGAAAGGGGGTAAAGTAATCACTCCAACAACGGATCATATCCTGGCAGGCATTACCCGTGCAGGTGTGCTGGCGCTGGCCCGGCAGCAGGGCATTGAAACAGAGGAGCGTATTTTTTCATTGGAAGAAGTAGGGAAGGCCGACGAAGCCTTTATTACCGGCACCACCAAACGCGTAATGCCGGTAGTTAAAATCGATGGCCGCTCCATTGGCAGCGGAAAGCCTGGCCCTGTAAGCCAAAAGCTGCTACAACTGTGGGCAGAGCAGGTGGAAGGTAGTTAA
- a CDS encoding heme/copper-type cytochrome/quinol oxidase, subunit 3 (COG1845 Heme/copper-type cytochrome/quinol oxidase, subunit 3) produces the protein MLPYHNRKITDTGSQATLEKIEKLHPHKMLLYLAIFGSTLIFLFMIIAFTATNNHPVLQEGEAPIHLPKAFTFSTLVLLFSSYFVSRFMRAFEQENMKKLRNMLGITVVLGFIFTISQYWGWHQLEQAGHGLSGISSGAYLYIISGLHILHLVGAMFFMTHQFIRTSSISTDPVKTLITVTNPYQKMKLEMLTTYWHFMDFLWVALFLYFLIMF, from the coding sequence ATGCTACCATATCATAATAGAAAAATTACCGATACAGGTTCGCAGGCTACCCTGGAGAAAATTGAGAAGCTGCACCCACACAAAATGCTCCTCTACCTGGCCATTTTTGGCAGCACCCTTATTTTCCTGTTCATGATCATTGCCTTTACCGCCACTAACAACCACCCTGTGTTGCAGGAGGGCGAGGCACCCATACATCTTCCAAAAGCATTTACCTTCAGCACGCTGGTGCTGCTGTTCAGCTCTTATTTTGTATCGCGCTTTATGCGGGCATTTGAGCAGGAGAACATGAAAAAGCTCCGCAATATGTTGGGTATAACCGTAGTACTTGGCTTTATTTTTACCATCAGCCAGTACTGGGGGTGGCATCAGCTGGAGCAGGCCGGGCACGGCTTAAGTGGTATCAGCAGCGGTGCTTATCTTTACATTATTTCAGGCTTGCACATTCTGCACCTGGTGGGGGCCATGTTTTTCATGACACACCAGTTTATCCGCACCAGCAGCATATCGACAGATCCGGTAAAAACGCTTATTACCGTAACTAACCCTTACCAGAAGATGAAGCTGGAGATGCTCACCACCTACTGGCACTTTATGGATTTTCTGTGGGTGGCGCTGTTCCTGTACTTCCTGATCATGTTTTAA
- a CDS encoding gliding motility-like protein (COG1262 Uncharacterized conserved protein): protein MINIVSKLKGLTALACGLALLASCGRGGTPDAVNPGEASTATGLEYNEDGGFAVRDFRGQPAGPNLVFIQGGRTTLGSYEEDILNSRDNLERTVTVASFYMDETEVANIHWLEYLFYVKLDSSREFYESALPDTTVWARELAFNDPYVEHYLRYPGFRYHPVVGVTWVQANDYCKWRTRVVNQKLAEENGLDDVPETTGGRIPLETGVVLPDYRLPTEAEWEYAAQALIGTQWLDENQTHKRLYPWDGHALRNPYGKQMGYFLANFKRGRGDYAGIAGKLNDGAMITAYIYEFPPNDFGLYNMAGNVNEWVQDVYRPLSFREFDDLNPVRRDGYMDEGSAYDAENSLINDRVRVYKGGSWKDIAYWLSPGTRRFLEEDSATATIGFRCAMISAGTNY from the coding sequence ATGATCAACATTGTGAGCAAACTTAAAGGCTTAACAGCTTTGGCCTGCGGATTAGCATTGCTTGCTTCCTGCGGACGAGGCGGAACGCCTGATGCAGTAAACCCCGGCGAAGCAAGTACCGCTACTGGTTTGGAATACAACGAAGATGGCGGCTTTGCCGTACGCGATTTCCGCGGGCAGCCAGCCGGTCCAAACCTGGTATTTATACAGGGTGGCCGTACCACCCTGGGATCTTACGAAGAAGATATCTTAAACTCGCGCGATAACTTAGAGCGTACAGTTACGGTAGCTTCGTTCTATATGGACGAAACAGAAGTAGCTAACATCCACTGGCTGGAGTACCTCTTCTATGTAAAGTTAGACTCAAGCCGTGAGTTCTATGAGTCAGCACTGCCAGATACAACCGTATGGGCACGTGAGCTGGCCTTTAACGACCCTTATGTAGAGCATTACCTCCGTTACCCCGGCTTCCGTTACCACCCTGTGGTAGGTGTTACCTGGGTACAGGCAAACGACTACTGCAAATGGCGTACCCGCGTGGTAAACCAGAAGCTGGCCGAAGAAAACGGACTGGATGATGTTCCTGAAACTACCGGTGGCCGTATTCCTCTTGAAACCGGCGTTGTGCTTCCCGATTACCGCCTGCCAACAGAAGCCGAGTGGGAATATGCCGCACAGGCCCTCATCGGTACCCAGTGGCTTGATGAGAACCAAACGCACAAGCGTCTGTACCCATGGGATGGACACGCCCTGCGTAACCCTTACGGTAAGCAGATGGGTTACTTCCTGGCTAACTTTAAGCGTGGCCGTGGTGACTATGCCGGTATTGCCGGTAAGCTGAACGATGGCGCCATGATCACTGCCTACATCTACGAGTTCCCGCCTAACGACTTTGGTCTGTACAACATGGCTGGTAACGTAAACGAGTGGGTACAAGACGTGTACCGTCCGCTTTCTTTCCGTGAGTTCGACGACCTGAACCCTGTTCGCCGCGATGGCTATATGGACGAAGGAAGTGCATACGATGCTGAAAACTCACTAATCAACGACCGTGTACGGGTTTACAAGGGTGGTTCCTGGAAAGACATTGCCTACTGGCTGTCTCCTGGTACGCGCCGCTTCCTGGAAGAAGATTCTGCAACGGCAACTATTGGTTTCCGTTGCGCCATGATCTCTGCCGGAACCAACTACTAA
- a CDS encoding amidophosphoribosyltransferase (COG1040 Predicted amidophosphoribosyltransferases), translating into MASILHHFWNLIFPRTCIVCSERVLVQGEENICTYCRARLPQTDHYLYPASNVLYQQLVVHLPLKYAFAYLIFTKSGRTQQLLHHLKYRNMPELGEELGRWYGAVLAEGAFQQHFDAVVPIPLHKDKLRKRGYNQSYHFALGLGVSLGLPVWAEVVVRKSASETQTRKSRLKRWQNVAEIFEVVEAEKVAGSRLLLVDDVITTGATVVSCAEALQAAGCSEISFAALATA; encoded by the coding sequence ATGGCAAGTATTTTACATCATTTCTGGAACCTGATTTTTCCGCGTACGTGCATTGTTTGCAGTGAACGGGTGCTGGTGCAGGGAGAGGAAAATATCTGTACCTACTGCCGTGCCCGCCTTCCACAAACCGATCATTATCTGTACCCCGCCAGCAATGTTTTGTATCAGCAGCTGGTGGTGCACCTGCCCCTCAAGTATGCCTTTGCCTACCTTATTTTTACAAAAAGTGGCAGAACCCAGCAATTGTTGCATCACCTCAAGTACAGGAACATGCCTGAGCTGGGAGAGGAGTTGGGCAGGTGGTATGGCGCTGTACTGGCAGAAGGGGCATTTCAGCAACATTTTGATGCAGTAGTGCCCATACCGCTACATAAAGATAAGTTACGAAAAAGAGGCTACAATCAAAGCTACCACTTTGCACTAGGTTTGGGCGTAAGTTTAGGCTTGCCTGTTTGGGCAGAGGTGGTAGTGCGGAAAAGCGCCAGTGAAACCCAAACCCGCAAAAGCAGGCTCAAGCGCTGGCAAAATGTAGCAGAAATATTTGAGGTAGTGGAGGCGGAGAAGGTAGCAGGCAGCAGGCTGCTGCTGGTAGACGATGTGATTACCACCGGGGCAACGGTGGTGAGCTGCGCCGAGGCCCTGCAGGCGGCCGGTTGTAGCGAGATCAGCTTTGCTGCCCTGGCCACCGCCTGA
- a CDS encoding single-stranded-DNA-specific exonuclease RecJ (COG0608 Single-stranded DNA-specific exonuclease), with product MSEKINVDPVIANLLVQRGITSYNEAFKYFRPQLEDLHDPWQMKDMELAVERLELAIDRGERILIYGDYDVDGTTSVALAYGFLREHYSNLDFYIPDRYKEGYGISDDGITYAIEEDFGLVISLDCGIKAINTIKRAAEAGVDFIVCDHHLPGDILPPAVAVLDPKRSDCPYPYKELSGCGIGFKFLQAFCLKNEIPLEHLYEYLDLVAVSIAADIVPITGENRILAYWGLKKLNMQPRPGLSALIEQAGFKKAIDITNVVFGIGPRINASGRVDHAKAAVNLLLTQELEEAAFLAEGINDKNSLRRNFDSTITEEAHEMVKQDPDFKNAKTTVLFKNDWHKGVIGIVASRCVDCYYRPTIILTESNNKATGSARSVVGFDIYEAIMECSDLLLQYGGHMYAAGLTMELENVPLFRQRFEEVVARRIRPEQLIPQLEIDIPLGFDQITPKFYSVLKQMSPFGPENLQPVFMTRQVKAAGRTRIMKNRHLKVSVVEEETGITFEAVGFDMADYFDFIDSGMRFDIAYTLEENTFWGEGTLELYLRDIKFEE from the coding sequence TTGTCGGAAAAAATAAACGTGGACCCCGTAATTGCTAATTTGCTGGTGCAAAGAGGCATTACGAGTTACAATGAGGCTTTCAAATACTTCCGGCCGCAGCTGGAAGATCTGCACGACCCCTGGCAAATGAAAGACATGGAACTGGCCGTGGAGCGGCTGGAGCTTGCCATTGACCGGGGAGAAAGAATCCTGATTTACGGTGACTACGACGTAGATGGTACTACTTCTGTAGCCCTGGCCTACGGCTTCCTGCGAGAACATTATTCTAACCTGGATTTTTACATCCCGGACCGCTATAAAGAAGGATACGGTATCTCAGACGATGGCATTACCTATGCCATTGAAGAAGATTTCGGGCTGGTGATTAGCCTGGACTGTGGTATAAAAGCCATCAATACCATTAAGCGTGCTGCTGAGGCCGGCGTAGATTTTATTGTATGCGACCATCACCTGCCGGGAGATATTCTGCCGCCGGCTGTGGCAGTGCTGGACCCCAAACGCTCCGATTGTCCTTATCCCTATAAAGAGCTAAGCGGCTGCGGCATTGGTTTTAAATTTTTACAGGCTTTCTGCCTTAAAAACGAGATTCCACTGGAGCACCTCTATGAATACTTAGATCTTGTAGCTGTAAGCATTGCTGCAGACATTGTGCCTATTACCGGCGAAAACCGCATTTTAGCCTATTGGGGGCTTAAAAAACTAAACATGCAGCCACGGCCTGGTTTATCGGCACTCATAGAGCAGGCGGGTTTCAAGAAAGCAATCGATATCACCAATGTTGTTTTCGGCATTGGCCCGCGCATCAATGCTTCCGGCCGTGTCGACCATGCCAAAGCAGCTGTTAATCTGTTGCTAACACAGGAACTGGAGGAAGCCGCTTTTCTGGCAGAAGGCATCAACGATAAAAATTCGCTGCGCCGTAACTTCGACAGCACCATTACCGAGGAGGCGCACGAAATGGTGAAGCAGGATCCTGATTTCAAGAATGCCAAAACCACTGTGCTTTTCAAGAACGACTGGCATAAAGGCGTAATTGGTATCGTAGCATCGCGCTGTGTGGATTGTTACTACCGCCCTACCATCATTCTTACAGAATCTAATAACAAAGCCACCGGCTCAGCGCGTTCTGTAGTTGGTTTCGATATCTATGAGGCCATCATGGAGTGTAGCGATCTGCTGCTGCAGTATGGCGGCCATATGTATGCAGCGGGGCTTACCATGGAGCTTGAGAACGTTCCTCTTTTCAGGCAGCGGTTCGAGGAGGTAGTAGCAAGGCGTATCAGGCCGGAACAACTCATCCCACAGCTGGAGATAGATATTCCTTTAGGCTTTGATCAGATCACGCCTAAATTTTACAGCGTGTTGAAACAGATGTCGCCCTTTGGCCCGGAAAACCTGCAGCCAGTGTTTATGACCAGGCAGGTAAAGGCCGCCGGCAGAACCCGCATCATGAAAAACCGGCACCTGAAAGTATCGGTGGTGGAGGAAGAAACCGGTATTACGTTTGAGGCCGTTGGCTTTGATATGGCTGATTATTTTGATTTTATAGACAGCGGCATGCGTTTTGATATTGCCTATACGTTGGAAGAGAACACCTTCTGGGGTGAAGGAACTCTGGAATTGTACCTGCGTGATATTAAATTTGAAGAATAG